One Hypomesus transpacificus isolate Combined female chromosome 6, fHypTra1, whole genome shotgun sequence DNA segment encodes these proteins:
- the aida gene encoding axin interactor, dorsalization-associated protein isoform X1, producing MSDVNKTIQKWHASFRKGTDFDSWGQLVEAIDEYQILARQLQKEVQSTNSSNFTEDQKKTLGKFATCLEMRSAALQCTQSQEDFKLEDLKKLEPIIINIFTYNKDFPYDVQPVPLRKILAPGEEENLELEEEEDAATGMGYPEANTSRVPALKGTLLPRLPSEPRMTLLTLKIEKIGLKDAGQCIDPYMSVSVKDLNGFDLNPMQDTPVATRKEDTYIHFSVDIEIQRHLERLPKGAAIFFEFKHYKPKKRFTSTKCFAFMEMDEIKPGPIVIELYKKPTDFKRKKLNLLTKKPLYLHLHQTLHKE from the exons ATGTCTGATGTAAATAAGACTATCCAGAAATGGCACGCAAGCTTTAGGAAAGGAACCGACTTTGATTCGTGGGGACAATTAGTGGAGGCAATTGATGAGTATCAAAT ACTTGCGAGACAGTTGCAAAAAGAAGTCCAGTCTACAAATTCATCCAACTTCACAGAAGACCAAAAG AAAACATTAGGAAAATTTGCAACATGCCTGGAGATGAGAAGTGCAGCCTTACAG TGCACGCAGTCCCAGGAGGACTTCAAATTGGAAGATCTGAAGAAACTGGAACCTA TTATAATAAATATCTTCACATACAACAAAGATTTCCCTTATGATGTGCAGCCAGTACCCTTGAG GAAAATCCTTGCtcctggggaggaagagaacctggagttggaggaagaggaagatgctGCCACTGGTATGGGATATCCAGAAGCCAATACCTCCAGAGTCCCAG CTTTGAAAG GTACATTGTTGCCCCGGTTACCCTCAGAGCCGAGGATGACATTACTCACACTTAAAATAGAGAAGATTGGATTGAAAGATGCTGGACAATGCATTGATCCTTACATGTCAGTTAGTGTTAAAG ATTTGAATGGCTTTGATTTGAACCCAATGCAGGATACACCAGTAGCCACCCGAAAAGAGGACACTTACATTCACTTCAGTGTGGATATAGAGATCCAAAGACATCTGGAGAGACTACCCAAAG GGGCAGCTATTTTCTTTGAATTCAAGCATTACAAACCCAAGAAAAGATTCACCAGCACAAAATGTTTTGCCTTTATGGAAATGGATGAGATCAAACCTGGTCCCATTGTAATCGAACT GTACAAGAAGCCTACTGACTTCAAGAGGAAGAAGCTCAACCTCCTGACAAAGAAACCACTCtatctccacctccatcagactTTGCACAAAGAATAA
- the rnf8 gene encoding E3 ubiquitin-protein ligase rnf8 isoform X1, which produces MDSSETSHSSKVEVKSNEETWCLIRVGKDSDWLHLPGNTEVTIGRGLNVTYQLVSASCPLMISRFHCLFRQRQDGEWTVTDKKSLNGVWVNGTRIHAERPHHLFQGDSIKLGVPFNSGTTVEYEYTLGRQPFVDIKAHLAKGLNEGACGASRSKKNKRKFDSDDLEPSTSSKSKLCRRSTSDKSLPQHCPINERLERPGPKPGDVAGPSVHAEERHPSPGMPSVPSSNLISQHRYSQNVLALRERMDDTERRVVALEGEQDDPHRGEQVRELQNQLELLRGQVHKMETLERSISETERRLEVQKTQQQEELLKKLLEDALQEQRKVIAELALSRQDFEEVLLAKDKELEVTKEEKEKAKAQREEVVTQMTEVLENELQCIICSELFIESVTLNCAHSFCLHCIREWRKRKDECPICRQAILSQTRSLVLDNCIDRMVDNLSPDMKDRRRELIVERKAAKPEEVVVIHDEDTSSSSSSSSSSWNSIVSHLSMDSMYESSFWSSSPSNTSQDVGSDGDIHEY; this is translated from the exons ATGGACAGTTCGGAAACATCACATTCTTCTAAAGTAGAAGTTAAATCCAACGAAGAAACATGGTGTTTGATTCGAGTCGGAAAAGATTCGGATTGGCTTCATTTGCCAGGGAACACAGAG GTTACCATTGGACGTGGCTTAAATGTCACTTACCAGCTCGTGTCAGCAAGCTGCCCTCTGATGATTTCTAGATTTCATTGTTTATTCAGGCAAAGGCAGGATGGGGAATGGACTGTGACAGACAAGAAG AGTCTAAATGGAGTGTGGGTTAATGGAACACGAATACATGCTGAGAGACCTCACCACCTGTTCCAAGGGGACTCAATAAAATTAGGGGTTCCTTTTAATTCTGGCACCACAGTGGAGTATGAATACACATTGGGCCGGCAACCCTTTGTAGACATCAAAGCTCACCTTGCTAAAGGACTCAATGAAGGGGCTTGTGGAGCCTCCAGATCTAAAAAAAACAAGAGGAAATTTGATTCTGATGACCTGGAACCTTCTACTTCATCAAAGTCTAAGCTCTGCCGTCGCTCCACTTCTGACAAGTCCCTACCCCAGCACTGCCCCATAAACGAGCGCCTAGAGAGACCCGGTCCCAAGCCAGGGGACGTGGCTGGTCCCAGTGTACATGCTGAGGAACGACACCCCTCTCCAGGAATGCCCAGTGTTCCTAGCAGTAATCTGATCAGTCAGCATAG GTACAGCCAAAACGTGTTGGCTCTGCGTGAGCGGATGGATGACACAGAGAGGCGGGTGGTGGccctggagggggagcaggatgATCCCCACAGAGGGGAGCAGGTGAGGGAGCTGCAGAACCAGCTGGAGTTGCTGAGGGGTCAAGTGCACAAGATGGAGACGTTAGAGAGGTCCATCAGCGAAACGGAGAGACGCCTCGAG GTACAAAAAACACAGCAGCAAGAAGAGCTCTTAAAAAAACTATTGGAAGACGCCTTACAAGAG CAAAGAAAAGTCATTGCAGAACTTGCCCTTTCTCGACAAGACTTTGAAGAGGTTCTCCTAGCCAAAGATAAAGAGCTGGAAGTGACCAAG gaagaaaaagagaaagcaaAAGCTCAAAGGGAGGAGGTAGTCACACAAATGACGGAAGTACTGGAGAATGAACTTCAGTGCATTATTTGCTCCGAGCTTTTCATTGAG TCCGTCACACTGAACTGCGCCCACAGCTTCTGCCTCCACTGCATCAGAGAGTGGCGGAAGAGGAAGGATGAGTGTCCCATCTGCCGGCAGGCCATCCTGTCTCAGACCCGCTCCCTGGTTCTGGACAACTGCATAGACCGCATGGTGGACAACCTGAGTCCCGACATGAAGGACAGGAGACGGGAGCTCATTGTCGAGAGGAAAG CAGCCAAGcctgaggaggtggtggtgatccACGATGAggacaccagcagcagcagcagcagcagcagcagcagctggaacAGCATCGTCAGTCACCTGTCCATGGACAGCATGTACGAGAGCAGCTTCTGGAGCTCCAGCCCCTCCAACACCAGCCAGGATGTAGGCAGTGACGGCGACATTCACGAATACTAG
- the rnf8 gene encoding E3 ubiquitin-protein ligase rnf8 isoform X2, whose amino-acid sequence MDSSETSHSSKVEVKSNEETWCLIRVGKDSDWLHLPGNTEVTIGRGLNVTYQLVSASCPLMISRFHCLFRQRQDGEWTVTDKKSLNGVWVNGTRIHAERPHHLFQGDSIKLGVPFNSGTTVEYEYTLGRQPFVDIKAHLAKGLNEGACGASRSKKNKRKFDSDDLEPSTSSKSKLCRRSTSDKSLPQHCPINERLERPGPKPGDVAGPSVHAEERHPSPGMPSVPSSNLISQHRYSQNVLALRERMDDTERRVVALEGEQDDPHRGEQVRELQNQLELLRGQVHKMETLERSISETERRLEVQKTQQQEELLKKLLEDALQEQRKVIAELALSRQDFEEVLLAKDKELEVTKEEKEKAKAQREEVVTQMTEVLENELQCIICSELFIESVTLNCAHSFCLHCIREWRKRKDECPICRQAILSQTRSLVLDNCIDRMVDNLSPDMKDRRRELIVERKAKPEEVVVIHDEDTSSSSSSSSSSWNSIVSHLSMDSMYESSFWSSSPSNTSQDVGSDGDIHEY is encoded by the exons ATGGACAGTTCGGAAACATCACATTCTTCTAAAGTAGAAGTTAAATCCAACGAAGAAACATGGTGTTTGATTCGAGTCGGAAAAGATTCGGATTGGCTTCATTTGCCAGGGAACACAGAG GTTACCATTGGACGTGGCTTAAATGTCACTTACCAGCTCGTGTCAGCAAGCTGCCCTCTGATGATTTCTAGATTTCATTGTTTATTCAGGCAAAGGCAGGATGGGGAATGGACTGTGACAGACAAGAAG AGTCTAAATGGAGTGTGGGTTAATGGAACACGAATACATGCTGAGAGACCTCACCACCTGTTCCAAGGGGACTCAATAAAATTAGGGGTTCCTTTTAATTCTGGCACCACAGTGGAGTATGAATACACATTGGGCCGGCAACCCTTTGTAGACATCAAAGCTCACCTTGCTAAAGGACTCAATGAAGGGGCTTGTGGAGCCTCCAGATCTAAAAAAAACAAGAGGAAATTTGATTCTGATGACCTGGAACCTTCTACTTCATCAAAGTCTAAGCTCTGCCGTCGCTCCACTTCTGACAAGTCCCTACCCCAGCACTGCCCCATAAACGAGCGCCTAGAGAGACCCGGTCCCAAGCCAGGGGACGTGGCTGGTCCCAGTGTACATGCTGAGGAACGACACCCCTCTCCAGGAATGCCCAGTGTTCCTAGCAGTAATCTGATCAGTCAGCATAG GTACAGCCAAAACGTGTTGGCTCTGCGTGAGCGGATGGATGACACAGAGAGGCGGGTGGTGGccctggagggggagcaggatgATCCCCACAGAGGGGAGCAGGTGAGGGAGCTGCAGAACCAGCTGGAGTTGCTGAGGGGTCAAGTGCACAAGATGGAGACGTTAGAGAGGTCCATCAGCGAAACGGAGAGACGCCTCGAG GTACAAAAAACACAGCAGCAAGAAGAGCTCTTAAAAAAACTATTGGAAGACGCCTTACAAGAG CAAAGAAAAGTCATTGCAGAACTTGCCCTTTCTCGACAAGACTTTGAAGAGGTTCTCCTAGCCAAAGATAAAGAGCTGGAAGTGACCAAG gaagaaaaagagaaagcaaAAGCTCAAAGGGAGGAGGTAGTCACACAAATGACGGAAGTACTGGAGAATGAACTTCAGTGCATTATTTGCTCCGAGCTTTTCATTGAG TCCGTCACACTGAACTGCGCCCACAGCTTCTGCCTCCACTGCATCAGAGAGTGGCGGAAGAGGAAGGATGAGTGTCCCATCTGCCGGCAGGCCATCCTGTCTCAGACCCGCTCCCTGGTTCTGGACAACTGCATAGACCGCATGGTGGACAACCTGAGTCCCGACATGAAGGACAGGAGACGGGAGCTCATTGTCGAGAGGAAAG CCAAGcctgaggaggtggtggtgatccACGATGAggacaccagcagcagcagcagcagcagcagcagcagctggaacAGCATCGTCAGTCACCTGTCCATGGACAGCATGTACGAGAGCAGCTTCTGGAGCTCCAGCCCCTCCAACACCAGCCAGGATGTAGGCAGTGACGGCGACATTCACGAATACTAG
- the rnf8 gene encoding E3 ubiquitin-protein ligase rnf8 isoform X4 — MDSSETSHSSKVEVKSNEETWCLIRVGKDSDWLHLPGNTEVTIGRGLNVTYQLVSASCPLMISRFHCLFRQRQDGEWTVTDKKSLNGVWVNGTRIHAERPHHLFQGDSIKLGVPFNSGTTVEYEYTLGRQPFVDIKAHLAKGLNEGACGASRSKKNKRKFDSDDLEPSTSSKSKLCRRSTSDKSLPQHCPINERLERPGPKPGDVAGPSVHAEERHPSPGMPSVPSSNLISQHRYSQNVLALRERMDDTERRVVALEGEQDDPHRGEQVRELQNQLELLRGQVHKMETLERSISETERRLEVQKTQQQEELLKKLLEDALQEQRKVIAELALSRQDFEEVLLAKDKELEVTKEEKEKAKAQREEVVTQMTEVLENELQCIICSELFIESVTLNCAHSFCLHCIREWRKRKDECPICRQAILSQTRSLVLDNCIDRMVDNLSPDMKDRRRELIVERKGESQA, encoded by the exons ATGGACAGTTCGGAAACATCACATTCTTCTAAAGTAGAAGTTAAATCCAACGAAGAAACATGGTGTTTGATTCGAGTCGGAAAAGATTCGGATTGGCTTCATTTGCCAGGGAACACAGAG GTTACCATTGGACGTGGCTTAAATGTCACTTACCAGCTCGTGTCAGCAAGCTGCCCTCTGATGATTTCTAGATTTCATTGTTTATTCAGGCAAAGGCAGGATGGGGAATGGACTGTGACAGACAAGAAG AGTCTAAATGGAGTGTGGGTTAATGGAACACGAATACATGCTGAGAGACCTCACCACCTGTTCCAAGGGGACTCAATAAAATTAGGGGTTCCTTTTAATTCTGGCACCACAGTGGAGTATGAATACACATTGGGCCGGCAACCCTTTGTAGACATCAAAGCTCACCTTGCTAAAGGACTCAATGAAGGGGCTTGTGGAGCCTCCAGATCTAAAAAAAACAAGAGGAAATTTGATTCTGATGACCTGGAACCTTCTACTTCATCAAAGTCTAAGCTCTGCCGTCGCTCCACTTCTGACAAGTCCCTACCCCAGCACTGCCCCATAAACGAGCGCCTAGAGAGACCCGGTCCCAAGCCAGGGGACGTGGCTGGTCCCAGTGTACATGCTGAGGAACGACACCCCTCTCCAGGAATGCCCAGTGTTCCTAGCAGTAATCTGATCAGTCAGCATAG GTACAGCCAAAACGTGTTGGCTCTGCGTGAGCGGATGGATGACACAGAGAGGCGGGTGGTGGccctggagggggagcaggatgATCCCCACAGAGGGGAGCAGGTGAGGGAGCTGCAGAACCAGCTGGAGTTGCTGAGGGGTCAAGTGCACAAGATGGAGACGTTAGAGAGGTCCATCAGCGAAACGGAGAGACGCCTCGAG GTACAAAAAACACAGCAGCAAGAAGAGCTCTTAAAAAAACTATTGGAAGACGCCTTACAAGAG CAAAGAAAAGTCATTGCAGAACTTGCCCTTTCTCGACAAGACTTTGAAGAGGTTCTCCTAGCCAAAGATAAAGAGCTGGAAGTGACCAAG gaagaaaaagagaaagcaaAAGCTCAAAGGGAGGAGGTAGTCACACAAATGACGGAAGTACTGGAGAATGAACTTCAGTGCATTATTTGCTCCGAGCTTTTCATTGAG TCCGTCACACTGAACTGCGCCCACAGCTTCTGCCTCCACTGCATCAGAGAGTGGCGGAAGAGGAAGGATGAGTGTCCCATCTGCCGGCAGGCCATCCTGTCTCAGACCCGCTCCCTGGTTCTGGACAACTGCATAGACCGCATGGTGGACAACCTGAGTCCCGACATGAAGGACAGGAGACGGGAGCTCATTGTCGAGAGGAAAGGTGAGAG CCAAGcctga
- the rnf8 gene encoding E3 ubiquitin-protein ligase rnf8 isoform X3 produces MDSSETSHSSKVEVKSNEETWCLIRVGKDSDWLHLPGNTEVTIGRGLNVTYQLVSASCPLMISRFHCLFRQRQDGEWTVTDKKSLNGVWVNGTRIHAERPHHLFQGDSIKLGVPFNSGTTVEYEYTLGRQPFVDIKAHLAKGLNEGACGASRSKKNKRKFDSDDLEPSTSSKSKLCRRSTSDKSLPQHCPINERLERPGPKPGDVAGPSVHAEERHPSPGMPSVPSSNLISQHRYSQNVLALRERMDDTERRVVALEGEQDDPHRGEQVRELQNQLELLRGQVHKMETLERSISETERRLEVQKTQQQEELLKKLLEDALQEQRKVIAELALSRQDFEEVLLAKDKELEVTKEEKEKAKAQREEVVTQMTEVLENELQCIICSELFIESVTLNCAHSFCLHCIREWRKRKDECPICRQAILSQTRSLVLDNCIDRMVDNLSPDMKDRRRELIVERKGESSQA; encoded by the exons ATGGACAGTTCGGAAACATCACATTCTTCTAAAGTAGAAGTTAAATCCAACGAAGAAACATGGTGTTTGATTCGAGTCGGAAAAGATTCGGATTGGCTTCATTTGCCAGGGAACACAGAG GTTACCATTGGACGTGGCTTAAATGTCACTTACCAGCTCGTGTCAGCAAGCTGCCCTCTGATGATTTCTAGATTTCATTGTTTATTCAGGCAAAGGCAGGATGGGGAATGGACTGTGACAGACAAGAAG AGTCTAAATGGAGTGTGGGTTAATGGAACACGAATACATGCTGAGAGACCTCACCACCTGTTCCAAGGGGACTCAATAAAATTAGGGGTTCCTTTTAATTCTGGCACCACAGTGGAGTATGAATACACATTGGGCCGGCAACCCTTTGTAGACATCAAAGCTCACCTTGCTAAAGGACTCAATGAAGGGGCTTGTGGAGCCTCCAGATCTAAAAAAAACAAGAGGAAATTTGATTCTGATGACCTGGAACCTTCTACTTCATCAAAGTCTAAGCTCTGCCGTCGCTCCACTTCTGACAAGTCCCTACCCCAGCACTGCCCCATAAACGAGCGCCTAGAGAGACCCGGTCCCAAGCCAGGGGACGTGGCTGGTCCCAGTGTACATGCTGAGGAACGACACCCCTCTCCAGGAATGCCCAGTGTTCCTAGCAGTAATCTGATCAGTCAGCATAG GTACAGCCAAAACGTGTTGGCTCTGCGTGAGCGGATGGATGACACAGAGAGGCGGGTGGTGGccctggagggggagcaggatgATCCCCACAGAGGGGAGCAGGTGAGGGAGCTGCAGAACCAGCTGGAGTTGCTGAGGGGTCAAGTGCACAAGATGGAGACGTTAGAGAGGTCCATCAGCGAAACGGAGAGACGCCTCGAG GTACAAAAAACACAGCAGCAAGAAGAGCTCTTAAAAAAACTATTGGAAGACGCCTTACAAGAG CAAAGAAAAGTCATTGCAGAACTTGCCCTTTCTCGACAAGACTTTGAAGAGGTTCTCCTAGCCAAAGATAAAGAGCTGGAAGTGACCAAG gaagaaaaagagaaagcaaAAGCTCAAAGGGAGGAGGTAGTCACACAAATGACGGAAGTACTGGAGAATGAACTTCAGTGCATTATTTGCTCCGAGCTTTTCATTGAG TCCGTCACACTGAACTGCGCCCACAGCTTCTGCCTCCACTGCATCAGAGAGTGGCGGAAGAGGAAGGATGAGTGTCCCATCTGCCGGCAGGCCATCCTGTCTCAGACCCGCTCCCTGGTTCTGGACAACTGCATAGACCGCATGGTGGACAACCTGAGTCCCGACATGAAGGACAGGAGACGGGAGCTCATTGTCGAGAGGAAAGGTGAGAG CAGCCAAGcctga
- the aida gene encoding axin interactor, dorsalization-associated protein isoform X2 has protein sequence MSDVNKTIQKWHASFRKGTDFDSWGQLVEAIDEYQILARQLQKEVQSTNSSNFTEDQKKTLGKFATCLEMRSAALQCTQSQEDFKLEDLKKLEPIIINIFTYNKDFPYDVQPVPLRKILAPGEEENLELEEEEDAATGMGYPEANTSRVPGTLLPRLPSEPRMTLLTLKIEKIGLKDAGQCIDPYMSVSVKDLNGFDLNPMQDTPVATRKEDTYIHFSVDIEIQRHLERLPKGAAIFFEFKHYKPKKRFTSTKCFAFMEMDEIKPGPIVIELYKKPTDFKRKKLNLLTKKPLYLHLHQTLHKE, from the exons ATGTCTGATGTAAATAAGACTATCCAGAAATGGCACGCAAGCTTTAGGAAAGGAACCGACTTTGATTCGTGGGGACAATTAGTGGAGGCAATTGATGAGTATCAAAT ACTTGCGAGACAGTTGCAAAAAGAAGTCCAGTCTACAAATTCATCCAACTTCACAGAAGACCAAAAG AAAACATTAGGAAAATTTGCAACATGCCTGGAGATGAGAAGTGCAGCCTTACAG TGCACGCAGTCCCAGGAGGACTTCAAATTGGAAGATCTGAAGAAACTGGAACCTA TTATAATAAATATCTTCACATACAACAAAGATTTCCCTTATGATGTGCAGCCAGTACCCTTGAG GAAAATCCTTGCtcctggggaggaagagaacctggagttggaggaagaggaagatgctGCCACTGGTATGGGATATCCAGAAGCCAATACCTCCAGAGTCCCAG GTACATTGTTGCCCCGGTTACCCTCAGAGCCGAGGATGACATTACTCACACTTAAAATAGAGAAGATTGGATTGAAAGATGCTGGACAATGCATTGATCCTTACATGTCAGTTAGTGTTAAAG ATTTGAATGGCTTTGATTTGAACCCAATGCAGGATACACCAGTAGCCACCCGAAAAGAGGACACTTACATTCACTTCAGTGTGGATATAGAGATCCAAAGACATCTGGAGAGACTACCCAAAG GGGCAGCTATTTTCTTTGAATTCAAGCATTACAAACCCAAGAAAAGATTCACCAGCACAAAATGTTTTGCCTTTATGGAAATGGATGAGATCAAACCTGGTCCCATTGTAATCGAACT GTACAAGAAGCCTACTGACTTCAAGAGGAAGAAGCTCAACCTCCTGACAAAGAAACCACTCtatctccacctccatcagactTTGCACAAAGAATAA